AGGAGGTATTTTAGGGTTCTCATGTCAATGCTTCTCCTCAGTCCAtccagaaaactgcagaaaaGCTATGGTTCCCCTAAAAACATTCCCTGTACTGGCTTTACCTACAGTCTTGTATTAACCCGCTTTGTTTCCCGTCCCAAGCTCAGAGCTAGCTATGTATATTGGACCAATTCATTTCTATTTTAGCACCTTCTGCAAATGGAAGTGTCTCTACCATCTCTCCTTCCGtgtattttttttgcattgttttcttttttttaaaattatttttatttatttttttggccacgtcatggcatgtgggatcttatttccccaaccagggactgaatccatgccccctgctatggaagtgtggagttctaaccacttgACTGCCATGGAATTCTCGGCATTGTTTTCTTGATGTATCCATTTTATCAAACAGTCTTAATACTCTGAAACAGAGTATAAATATAAAGTAGTCTTCGTTTTTTTTCAGTCATTACTTTCAACCATGCTATGTCAAATATCCTTTTTCTGTCCCTGTAAATTGTACTGTCAGGGTCTCTCCAACAAGACATTTCTTTTAAGAGGGAGTTTTGGTTTTACTTTAACCTCTCTCACCTCTGCTTAGGGTTACCAGGTAAATTAGAGGATGCCTAATATTTTCAGTTGCTAGGGCAACCCTACTTCCTCTTCAGATTCTACCCACAGTGTGCACTGCACAGCCCCTTGTGGTTGGGAACTCGTTGCCTGCTGTATGGGGATGGCTCAAGTCTAGCCCCTTCTGCCCTGTCTTTTTGCCATATGTAATGGTAGAAGCTCAGGTggtttcctcctgcctcctctcttgGCTCTGCCCTCCTGCAACTGCCATCTGTCTCTCCTTGTCTCATCTTGTCTAGATGGGCATCCAGTTCTGGAATGGAAGCTTGTCTTCCCTTATTGCTGGCACTTCCATTTCTACTAGTGATTCTTTTGAATCTTTCTTACTGGTCATTTTTAGGGGAAAGGAGGAAAGTAACCTACTCTCCTTtatgagagagaagggagaattcAGAATTCCTCTCAATTCTGAGGATACTCAGAATTCCTCGGTAACCTCTGTCCCTTGGCACTCTCTGTATATGGGTTTGATGCTGGCTCTGCCCTGGGAGACAGCCACTGAAGGTAGCGCTTTTCCAAATTTGAGAGCTGTTGAACATTCTTTTTGCCCTCAGATTTTGACTTTGGCCACCAATTGGTGGCCGCACAGAAAGTCCCATTTAACATCTTGATACATTATTTATATAGAACAGTGCTACGGACCTCTATTTTGAAGGAAATATTCATCAATCTCTGCAGAACATCCCTGAAAACCAGCTGGTACAACCTGCTCTTCTCCAGCAAAAGGGAGGAAAAGGTATGTGGATACATCACTCCTTGCAAAAGAACCAAGTCTTTATCAAAGCAGCTTTTAGGGGATTTCATATCTGAGTTTGGAAATGACTtgcaaaatgtttttttctcacAACTGAGAATAACAACTCTGACAGACAAAAGACTCCAAGCTGTTTATTTTGAATGAGCTTTCCTTTTGCTTCATAGAGATGTTGTGAAGGTGTGAAGCGTCAGTCCCTCAAATAAATCTGTGTTCAAGTATAGGGTGtaaggggatttccctggtggttcagttctTAAGACTGTACTCTTGATGCAGGgctcatgggtttgatccctgaacaagtcactaagatcccacatgtcatccagtggagcctaaaaaaaaaaaaaaaaaataggatgtaAAATATGGAGAACAGGTTACTGGTTACCAGCAGGGGGATGGGATATATAAAGGTAGGTAATTAAGAGGTTATTATGTATAAAGTAAGATACAAGGTTACATTCTACAACACAGAGAataaagccaatattttataatagctttaaTTGGCAtatgacctttaaaaattgttaatcattatattgtacacctatAACTTATATTGTACATCttctatacttcaattaaaaaaaaaataaggtatatAAATTTTAGGTATAGAAGGGGGAGGTTTTCCATGAATTGTCTTAGCAATCTTATTCCAACTGTGAAGCCCTAGGGACAGAAATCATCTTCTCTATTAAGTTTTCCACAGAAAAAAAGTTCCATAATAATAACTTTATTTCATAAATTTGAAATCCTGATTTCATAAATTGAAGGTGATCTCATCTAACAGGTAAGAAAAAAGTGTTAAAGCAAGATAATAACTTGTGTTGGCCAAGATGTGGGCCACACACACTCACgtgcattatttttgtttttcacatgcATTATTAAAGGGGGTATAAACTGGTACAGTTTTGTAAAGCAATTTAGCAATATCtcccaaaattttaaatgttcgtGTCTTTAGACTCTTAGTGACTCTATGACTCAGTGGTTGAATGTGAACTCTGGGTTAATTATGTGAGCCTGGCCAAATCATTTAACCTTCTGTACCACAGTAttcatattcaaaaaataaagaaaagcaaataataattGTACACACATTGTAAGACTGCTGTAAAAATTAAGTTAGAAAACCCATATAAATCACTATGCTTATAGTCTAGTACTATGGCTATTTCCTCAAATACCTTaggtacatatgtgtatgtaaatatgtattaGGATGTTCCTTGCAATGTTGTTTGTGGTAGTATACACCTACAAAATACAAAGACATGTAAGATGCATCACAACTTtatactgcaatttaaaaaatgatatcatagctaacattattttgttttttaaatttatattttttattgaggtgtagttgatttataatattatattagtttcaggtttacaacatactgattcaaaatttttatagattatactccatttaaaattattataaaatattggccataTTCCTTGTACTGcataatatatccttgtaacttattttatacatagtagtttgcacCTCTTGATTCTCTATCCTAATCttgctcctccctccttccctctgcccactggtaaccactagtttattctctatatctgtgagtctgtttctgtttggctatatttgttaatttttaaactttttaggtttttttagattccacatataagtgataacatacagtatttgtctttctttgtctgacttttcattttatcataataccctctaggtccatctactTTGTTGcgaatggcaaaattttattttatttttttatggatgagttatattcaaatgtatgtatatatacatcttctttatccattcatctgtttattcaCACTTACGTTacatccatatcttggctattataaataatgctgctatgaacgttgggatgcatgtatcttcaaattagtgctttcattttctttggatatacacccaggagtggggttgctgggtcatatggtggttcttttttttcttttggccactccatatggcatgtgggatcttagttccccaacaagggatggaacctgagccccctgcattggaagcacagagtcttaaccactggaccgccagggaagtcactGGTAGttcttttttaagctttttgaagaatctccacactgtgtTTCACATGGCtctaccagtttgcattcccaccaacggtgcaTAAGTGCTCTTTCTTCTCtatattcttgccaacacttgttacttgtggtctttttaaaatttattgtttacttctttggctgtgccaggtcctagctgcagcatgtggggtctagttccctgacgagggatcgaAACCTGGGCCCCGTGCATTggtagcacagagtcttagcctctaTGTCAGTCAGAGTCTTagcctctgaaccaccaggggagtcccatttgtctttttgttgatagccattctgatagggtGCGATGATATTCATTGTGATTCTGATTCTCTAATCAGTATCAATGTTGGGTATTAGAAgatttttatgtgcctgttggggccatttgtatgtctttggaaaaatgtctattcaggtcttctgcccattttcttaatgggattgtttattttttgatatggAGTTGCTTGAGCTATTTacatgttttggatattaaccatttattcatatcatttgcaaatattttctcccattccgtagattatctttttgttttgttgatggtttcctttgctgtgcaaaagcatttgagtttaattaggtctcatttgtttatttttattcttgttttctttgccttaggagatagataaaaaaaaaatattgctacacTTTTTGTCAAAGAGCattcttcctatgttttcttctaggagtttaatggtttctggtcttacatttggtttctggtcttacatttaagtctttagtccattttgagtttatttttataaatctgtgagaaaatgttctaattttattcttttacatgttcatacttaaaattactttaaatgaatattttttgggATAACTAGTTTTGttcctatggagaaggcaatggcaccccactccagtattcctgcctggaaaatcccatggacggaggagcctggtaggctgcagtccatggggtcgctgagggtcagacacaactgagcgacttcactttgacttttcactttcatgcattggagaaggaaatggcaacccactccagtgttcttgcctggagaatcccagggacgtgggagcctggtgggttgtcgtctatggggtcacacagagtcggacacgactgaagtgacttagtagcagcagcagcagttttgttCCTATAAAACAGTATACTGTATCCTAGAATTATAAAATCTAACTATGCAGTAATACTCTAATCCAGAAAGGAAtaatgtataatatcacataagtAAAGTAAATCTACTGAACATTACTACTAAGTATTGAATAATGGCAGTAATTTAATATTAGGACAATAATGCTTCTACCTCTGtctcctattcttttttttttaacaaaccaaCTAAGTCCAGAGTATGATGCCTATATCTTTTCACTGATGTTTTGGGCTGTGGATCTTTGCAATTAGGGGAAATATaatttactatttttgtttttagagttGTCATCCACCTGAAGTCGTGATACATTTGAAacaatgaaatttcaaaatactTCAAGAATTCATTATTAGGagacagcgacttcactttctttctttctatagttccttttggagaaggaaatggcaacccactccagtgtccagtggagaatcccatggacagaggggcctggtggggctgcagcctatggggttgcaaaaaagtcagacacgactaagcaactaacacacacacacacaaatagaacatatataattattaaaatgcaAAAGAGCATACTTTAAATATTGAAGCAGAATGATCTCTGAATACCATTTTGGTTTGGGTTTTAATCCTTTGTAATTCCATAATTCAAGAGTAATAATGCTCATGAAAATTTCAGATGATTCAGAAGTATGTGAAGAATGAGTGAAAAAATGTTCTTTCTTCCCATGCTATCCCCCAGAACTAACTGTTGTCAACACTTTAGTATTTCCTCTATCTATAGCTAGTCTCTATATGGTTCAATGATTTATTTAAGATATATTAGACACTGGAAAAAGTACAAAATACTATaccaattttcacttttaaaggataaagtattagttgcttggctgtgtctgactctttgcaaccccatagactgtagcctggcaggttcctctgtccgtgggagttttcaggcaagaatcctggagtgtgttgccatgcccttctccaatatGCATATGATtatatatgcaaaaaataaattgttttctaaagATATGCAGACTAGATTGGAGTTTTTactttcagcttgtgcttctgtttgaattttttatcatatacctttattttcaaaacacaaaagttcaaacatcttttttttcaaaatcgaaaacaaactttaaaagatgAGGATCCATTATAATTGATTTGACCATTGGATGAGAGCCAGAGAGCTTGTTTAAGTCTGTGACTTGAATTCATAATGTGTTTTTTGGTAAGTCCCTTTCATTTCTCAATTCATAAACTCAAGATAATATAACACAAAAGATAATCTTTGAGGCTTTTGGATGAATAATGACCGATGTATGAGTCTTACACCCCAGAGACTGTTTAAAGCAGTTTGGGAATCCACTGTTTGACTTTCTCAAGGGGAAAATGGAATCTGGCCGTGGAACTTTTAGCTACTGACAGATCTGGTGGACCACGATGTTTACAGGCCAATTCAGAAGTCATAAAACGGCTTGGCACCTCTGTTCTCCAATCGACCAAACAAGCAAAAATCACAGCAAATCTTCTCAAAGTTTCCTTTCTAGTTACTCTGAAATATAAAGGGCTGTGTTCCAAAAGAGATTAAAAGCTCTGGCAGTATCATTTTATTTCACAGCAATGAAAAACATCACCATGCTCTCTGTCATTTCTCATTAATAATGTCAGaatgtcatgaagatattttgggatttcaactttgctttttttctatttttttttcaagtaattatGCAGAGCCAGAGTTAGCATTTTTACATAAGTCTATTACTgatttcaggagaaggcaatggcaccccactctggtactcttgcctggaaaatcccgtggacggaggagcctggtaggctgcagtccatggggtcgctaagagtcggacacgactgagcgacttcactttcacttttcactttcatgcattggagaaggaaatggcaacccactccagtgtttttgcctggagaatcccagggacggtggagcctggtgggctgtcgtctatgggatcacacagagtcggacacaactgaagtgacttagcagcagtagcagcagcattactgATTTCACTTGAATTTGcacattgttttacattttacaaaatgcatTCACCTTCTTTAGCTTATTTGTCTTAACTTACTTGAATAAAGCTGCTTCAAATGAGTTCCCTTTTGGAAAGGTCTTTTGAGACTTCTCCTTTAAACAAAACAACTATTTGTCTGTGTCgggtgttagttgctctgtggcatgtgggatcttagttccctgaccagggatcgaacccacatcccctgcattgaaaggcagattcttaaccaccagaccactgaGGAAGTCCTGAAACTTCTCTTTAGAACCACTAAACTTTGTAGTACATTTTGCTCAGTCTTGTTCTGTAGATAGTTTAACATAAAACTAGAAGTCAAGATTTAACTGTAAAGAAAGACCACATGACAGATGAGAGACTAGGGTAAAGAGGCTCCATGCTTCCCTTTTCCAATGAAAGACTACAACATTTTGGACAACTTCCCCAACAAGAAAGTTTCATTTGAAACTGCAATAGGCCAAGTCCCATAAAATGATACCATAAATACATTCTAAGAGGGTGAATAGGAGGGAAACCAATCCCAATGGAACTTTCAATTCTGTATTCACTCAACAAATCCTTCCTGAGAAGGTGCTCTGTGTAGAGCCATGGTGAAGCAtgatgttgttttcctctgttttaggCAGGAAGAAGCTCCGACTGTTTGAATACCTTCATGAATCCCTATGTAATCCAGAGATGGCATCTTGTATTCAGTGGATAGATCAAACCAAAGGCATCTTTCAGTTTgtatcaaaaaacaaagaaaaacttgcCCAActctggggaaaaagaaaaggcaaccgGAAGACCATGACTTATCAGAAAATGGCCAGAGCACTGAGGAATTATGGAAGAACTGGGGAAATCATCAAAATCCGGAGAAAGCTAACTTACCAGTTCAGTGAGGCCATTCTCCAAAGACTGTCTGCACCTTATTTCTTGGAAAAAGAGATCTTCTATTCACAGTATGTTCAACCTGATCAAGGATATCTCAGTCTAAATAACTGGAATGCaaattataattatacatatgCCAATTACCATGAGCTAAGTCACCCTGATTGCTAAATATACTCTTACATTTCATAATTTTCTGACATCAGAAGTCTCTACAAGTTTTAGGATTTTTCTCTAAAagcaaatactgaaaaaaaacacTTCATGATTGTTACCTTTTATGACATAGCATATAATCTATACTAACTTGGGGAGAAATTTTGCCAGTGAACAGCTCTTTAGAATGATTGTCCCATTTGAAAGTATAGACTAAATGTCCTTCCTCTTACTAGTGACTAtgcaattatttctttttagattaatAATGCCAGTGGAGACCGTTTGATTTGCATATtgattaaacattattttcttgtcactcagaccaaaaaaaaaaaaatcactttagcaTATATCCAATAGCTTTAGCAACAGAACAAAAACTGATTGCCTGTGATAGTGTTCCTGCTAAATTATATTCAGggctttaaaattttcagtggctaaaactagaactactatatgatccagcaattccactcctgggtatatatccaaagaaaatgaaaacactaattcaaaaagaaacaaaaattttttttttggctgcactgtgtggcttgtCAGAtatcagtttcccaaccaggccTTTGCAGTGACAatgccaaatcctaaccactagactaccagggaactcccataatgacattatttacaatagccaagatatggaagcaaccttcTAGCCAACAGGtgaataaaggagatgtggtatacacacacacacacgcacatagaatattactttgccaaaaaagtgaaatcttgccatttgcaatatggatggacctagaggataTTAAGCTTGCtgcaataagtcagacagagaaagacaaatactatatgttaccatttatatgtagaatctaaaaattgaaacaaatgaaaataatgaactaGAAACAGACTtaaagatatagagaacaaactagttaCCAGtagggggagggctggggggaggggagcaagATAGGCatagaggattaagaggtacagactactaaatataaaacaaaaaagatacaagaatgtaatgtacagcacagggaatgtagccaacattttataatagcTTTGAATAGAGTGTAACCtagaaaaatattgaatcactatgtagtacatctgaaactaatataatattgtaaatcgactatatttctataaaataaataaagattttaaaaataaaaacttcagtgGCTATCCTCTGCACCTCGGACCTCATGGTCTGTAATCCTTCGGCACTAAAGAAATGGTCTAAGGAAAATGTCACCTACAAACTCCAAAGCTTACACTTAATCACAatcatttccttgcttttctctcttgttttggGTAGATCCAGGAGCTAAAGTTTCTTGCTCTCCTGCCACTCAACCACAGGGAGGTGCTCTTGCACCATTAGTTCTTGAGCCCAACCCTGGATCATGATCTTTCCTTGAACTAGCCCAGCTAAAGGAGGCTGAAACAGTTGAAGCCGGAGGGTCAGGGGAAGGCTTTAATAAAAGATTGAGGCTTGCAAATAATAAACCCAGGAGCGGAGCCAGGATGTGGGCAGTCTTGCATGGAAGCTGTCCCATAAGAAACTCCCAAAATAAACTCTTTTTCTTACTTGCTGCTTGGCAGGTtttttaagtcacttcagttgtgtccgactctttgtgaccctatggactgtagcctgctaggctcctctgtccgtgagattctccaggcaagaatactggggtgggttgccatgccctcctccaggggattttcccaggttctttaccactcctgccacctggaaagccatctGTATTACCATGAAGTAAGAGAATGTCCTAGATTAAATGGGCCATCTTCAGTCTGGGCCAAAAAGCCCTGGCCAGCAGGTCAAGAGCTCCTGGGAGCTTGCTGTGTTAGATCTGCAACATTGCTGTGACCATATAGTGGTTGGTTCTCTGCACTGTGTCTGGCATTCCCagtttccccttttcctttgtGCCCTCCCGGTGCCCTTTCTTCCTCAGGGAAGGAACATGGTAGATTCCAGGTGACTAAATGGAGACTAACTCAATATTGGCCATACCCACATGtagtctaggtttgttatagacAATTTTGTGTCTTCCCAAAATTCATGTTGAAACATAATCCCCAATGTTATAGTCTTTAGGGGTAGGGTTTTggagaggtgattaggtcatgaaggaAATCTCTAATGAATGGGTTTAGTGCCCTCATCAAAGAGATGACGGAGAGTTCCCTTTCTGCTTCCACCCTGAGAGGATAGTAGGGTGAACCAGGAGGCAAGGCCTCAGTAGGCACtaaatctgccagcaccttgattggacttcccagcttcctgagctgtgagaaataaagtCCTGTTGTTCGTAAGCCACCCAGGTTATAGTATTCTGTTAGAGGCAatgtcacccactccagtactcttgcctggaaaatcccatggacggaggagcctggtaggctgcagtccgtggggttgctaagagtcggacatgactgagcgacttcactttcactttccactttcatgcattggagaaggaaatgtcaatccactccagtgttctttcctggagaatcccagggacgggggagccttagtgggctgcagtctcgggtcgcacagagtcggacacgactgaagtgacttagcagcagcagtagcagtagagcAGCCAGGACAGACTGAGAAAGTTTCAATCAGTGCTAACGTCAAGGTAGGACTCAGTATTTACACTCAGTCTGCCTTTCTAATTTAGATGTGGATGGATTTTAAGGGCAGAGGGAACATAAAAGAAAGAGGACTGCAACACAAAAAGGGCGTGTGTGTTCTTTGTCAGGCAAGAACAGCGAGGTACCCCATGAATGTTTGAAATGTTCCACCTCAAGAGTTGTCAAGATTAGCCCTGACTTACCCAGGCCATGGACTCATCTAGCAAAgagctgaaagtgaaaaaagaatccAGAGTGTCCCGGTGTTTTCAGTAGTGGGTCACATGATCAGAAATCCCAGTATGGAGGGCCCATGAATATTTGAATGGTGATCTGATGAGTTCATCATTGGCACCGAAGAAATAGATATGGTTCAAAATAAGATATATGCAAATTGTGTAAAAGCAAAACTTTGTGCAGTGTTTGGATCAGCTGTCAGAAGAAGTTTTATTGTCGGGGGCTGTAGTGAAGATTCAGGTGCTAGTGAAGATTCTCTTTGATAAGCAAACCCATTCAGGATGTGTAGTGATGGATTAACCAATGAAAGGCCAGAGAGTTCATGTACCACTTATTAACAAACTGTTAACAAACCGAATTTCCTGTAATGACCACTTCATGATCTGGGTGAACTATTTTCATAGTTACGTAAAGTATTATTTGTTCACCCAGATCATGAAATGGTCATTATAGGAAATTCAGTttgttaatttataa
This window of the Bos taurus isolate L1 Dominette 01449 registration number 42190680 breed Hereford chromosome 5, ARS-UCD2.0, whole genome shotgun sequence genome carries:
- the SPIC gene encoding transcription factor Spi-C, which produces MACAEQDKLGQAFEDAFEVLRQHSTGDFQYSSDYKNYLAFINHRSHIRGNSNSYGVQPAEEPIYNWRTVINSATDLYFEGNIHQSLQNIPENQLVQPALLQQKGGKGRKKLRLFEYLHESLCNPEMASCIQWIDQTKGIFQFVSKNKEKLAQLWGKRKGNRKTMTYQKMARALRNYGRTGEIIKIRRKLTYQFSEAILQRLSAPYFLEKEIFYSQYVQPDQGYLSLNNWNANYNYTYANYHELSHPDC
- the SPIC gene encoding transcription factor Spi-C isoform X1: MACAEQDKLGQAFEDAFEVLRQHSTGDFQYSSDYKNYLAFINHRSHIRGNSNSYGVQPAEEPIYNWRTVINIPENQLVQPALLQQKGGKGRKKLRLFEYLHESLCNPEMASCIQWIDQTKGIFQFVSKNKEKLAQLWGKRKGNRKTMTYQKMARALRNYGRTGEIIKIRRKLTYQFSEAILQRLSAPYFLEKEIFYSQYVQPDQGYLSLNNWNANYNYTYANYHELSHPDC